One Dermacentor andersoni chromosome 6, qqDerAnde1_hic_scaffold, whole genome shotgun sequence genomic window carries:
- the LOC126522247 gene encoding uncharacterized protein, translating to MFRNLQDAEQDRLLEYINTIWSTGALPDSWLTAVVAPILKPRKPAAAPSSYRTVSLTSAACKVRKNIVQGRMKWIAAQVHYFPKQQTGFKRHRCTADSITDVMASLDDAKKSGDVAHLVPLDVQSAFYRLPHVVIEAF from the coding sequence ATGTTTCGGAACTTGCAAGATGCAGAGCAAGATCGTCTCCTGGAGTACATCAACACCATCTGGAGCACTGGGGCTCTCCCGGACAGCTGGCtgaccgcggtggtggcgccaaTCCTTAAGCCACGGAAACCTGCGGCGGCACCCTCCTCGTACAGGACAGTTTCTCTCACCTCTGCCGCCTGTAAGGTGAGGAAGAATATTGTCCAGGGACGTATGAAATGGATCGCCGCGCAGGTGCACTACTTCCCGAAGCAGCAGACCGGCTTCaagcgccaccgctgcaccgccgACTCCATCACCGACGTCATGGCCTCACTGGACGATGCAAAGAAAAGTGGTGACGTGGCCCATCTCGTGCCGCTTGACGTGCAGAGCGCCTTTTACCGCCTGCCCCACGTTGTCATCGAGGCCTTCTAA